A single region of the Glycine max cultivar Williams 82 chromosome 20, Glycine_max_v4.0, whole genome shotgun sequence genome encodes:
- the LOC100816122 gene encoding zeta-carotene desaturase, chloroplastic/chromoplastic, translating to MVMASLIQFSPTPLSSVPITTRFTRTHKSRLRCSLDANVSDMSVNAPKGLFPPEPEHYRGPKLKVAIIGAGLAGMSTAVELLDQGHEVDIYESRPFIGGKVGSFVDKGGNHIEMGLHVFFGCYNNLFRLMKKVGADNNLLVKDHTHTFVNKGGQIGELDFRFPIGAPIHGIRAFLSTNQLNTYDKARNAVALALSPVVKALVDPDGALRDIRNLDSISFSDWFLSKGGTRMSITKMWDPVAYALGFIDCDNISARCMLTIFALFATKTEASLLRMLKGSPDVYLSGPIRKYITDRGGRFHLRWGCREVLHDKSADGSIYVTGLSMSKATAKKIVKADAYVAACDVPGIKRLLPSKWREQEFFNNIYELVGVPVVTVQLRYNGWVTELQDLEKSRRLGKAVGLDNLLYTPDADFSCFADLALSSPEDYYIEGQGSLLQCVLTPGDPYMPLPNDEIIARVAKQVLALFPSSQGLEVTWSSVVKIGQSLYREGPGKDPYRPDQKTPVKNFFLAGSYTKQDYIDSMEGATLSGRQASAYICDAGEGLVALRKKLDDEFKDDLTISNTKDELSLV from the exons ATGGTTATGGCTTCTTTGATTCAGTTTTCCCCAACTCCCCTCTCCTCTGTTCCCATCACTACCCGTTTCACCCGGACCCACAAGTCTCGCCTTCGTTGCTCCTTAGATGCTAATGTTTCCGACATGAGCGTTAACG CGCCAAAAGGGTTGTTTCCTCCGGAACCAGAACATTATCGAGGACCGAAGCTGAAAGTGGCAATTATTGGAGCTGGACTTGCAGGCATGTCAACTGCAGTGGAACTCTTGGATCAAGGACACGAG GTGGATATATATGAGTCAAGGCCTTTTATTGGTGGCAAAGTTGGTTCTTTTGTTGACAAAGGTGGGAATCACATTGAAATGGGATTGCATGTTTTCTTTGGTTGCTACAACAATCTTTTCCGATTGATGAAGAAG GTGGGTGCGGATAACAATCTACTTGTAAAGGATCACACTCACACTTTTGTTAACAAAGGGGGTCAAATTGGAG AACTAGATTTTCGCTTCCCAATTGGGGCACCAATACACGGGATAAGGGCGTTTTTGTCCACAAATCAGCTTAAT ACTTATGATAAGGCTAGAAATGCTGTGGCTCTTGCACTCAGTCCAGTTGTCAAAGCTCTTGTTGATCCAGATGGTGCACTGAGGGACATAAGGAATTTGGATAGT ATTAGCTTTTCAGACTGGTTTTTATCCAAAGGTGGCACACGCATGAGTATTACAAAAATGTGGGATCCAGTTGCCTATGCCCTTGGGTTTATTGACTGTGATAATATCAGTGCCCGCTGCATGCTCACCATATTTGCATTGTTTGCCACAAAGACCGAGGCTTCCCTTTTGCGAATGCTGAAGGGTTCACCAGATGTTTATCTGAGTGGCCCCATCCGAAAGTACATCACAGACAGAGGGGGCAG GTTCCATCTTAGGTGGGGATGTAGAGAAGTACTTCATGACAAATCTGCTGATGGGAGTATTTATGTTACAGGACTTTCCATGTCAAAG gCTACTGCCAAGAAAATTGTGAAAGCTGATGCTTATGTAGCTG CTTGTGATGTCCCTGGAATTAAGAGATTACTTCCATCAAAGTGGAGGGAACAGGAGTTTTTCAATAACATATATGAACTAGTTGGAGTTCCTGTAGTCACAGTGCAACTTAGATACAATGGTTGGGTTACAGAGTTGCAGGATCTAGAAAAGTCAAG GCGACTGGGGAAAGCTGTTGGGTTGGATAACCTTCTCTATACACCCGATGCAGATTTTTCTTGCTTTGCAGACCTTGCACTTTCATCTCCAGAAGATTATTACATTGAGGGACAAGGATCATTGCTCCA ATGTGTTCTGACGCCAGGAGATCCATACATGCCCTTACCAAATGACGAAATTATTGCAAGGGTAGCAAAACAG gttttaGCGCTGTTCCCATCATCTCAAGGTTTGGAAGTCACTTGGTCTTCTGTTGTTAAAATTGGTCAATCTTTGTACCGTGAGGGACCTGGTAAAGATCCATATAGACCTGATCAAAAGACGCCAGTGAAGaatttctttcttgctggaTCTTACACAAAGCAG GACTACATAGACAGCATGGAAGGTGCAACCTTGTCTGGCAGACAAGCTTCGGCCTATATCTGTGATGCAGGGGAAGGATTAGTGGCATTGCGGAAGAAGCTCGATGATGAGTTTAAAGACGACTTAACAATATCAAATACTAAAGATGAATTGAGCCTAGTATGA